A window of Arcobacter acticola genomic DNA:
ATACATAGGGATAACAAAGAAAAATTAATAGAAATATTTAGTTCAGTTATGACAATAAAATTTTTATTGATGTTTATATCCTTTTTTTTACTTAGTATAATGATATTTGTTTTTGAGAAATTCAATAAAGAAGCACTCGTTTATTTTTTTACATTTGGAACAGTAATAGGTCAAGTTCTTTTCCCCCTGTGGTTTTTTCAAGGTATTGAAAAAATGAAATATATTACTTATCTTAATATAATATCAAAAGCAATATTTACAATTAGTATTTTTATATTTATAAAAGAAGAAAGCGATTACTATCTTGTTCCTATCCTAACATCTATTGGTTTTATATTAGTTGGTGTCTATTCATTAATTATATTAAAAAAAGAGTTCAATATAACATTTAGGTTTCAATCCTCAATAACTATAAAATATTATCTAACTGAAGGATGGCATATATTTTTATCTAGAATTTATGTAAATCTATACACAACTACTAATTTAATATTATTAGGATTATTTACAAATAATACCATAGTTGGATACTACTCCATTGCAGAGAAAATTGTTTTTGCTATAGGAGGATTATTTGAACCTGCTACTCAAACACTTTATCCTTATCTTGTAAGAAAAAGTAGAGAGAGTATTCACCAATTCAAAAAGATGTTAATAAATATTGCTTCTATATATTTGATTATATCATTCTCTCTAACCTTTATATCTGAATACTTTAAAGAAGAAATCGTTCATCTAATAACAGGAGAATATAATCCAGAAGTTATATCACTACTTGCAATCTTCTTAATCAGACTTGTAACTTATCCATTTGGAGGTTTGTTTTCTAATTCATTAATTATTATGAATAAGAAAAAAGATTTTTTAAAAGTAATGAATTATACTGTCCTAATTAATTTTTTAATAATACCAGTTTCAATATATTTTTGGTCTGAAAATGGATTAATTATAAGTTTTATTTTTGTACATATAATTCATGTTAGTCTACTATTTTATTTTATGCAAAGGAAAACAAATGAATTATGATTTAATCTCAGTGATAATGGCTGTTTATAATGGGGAAAAATATTTAATTGAAGCAATGGAAAGTATATTGGACCAGACTCATAAGAATTTTGAATTTATTATAATAAATGATGGATCAAAAGATGACTCAATTAAAATAATAAAAAAATATATGGAAAAAGACAAAAGAATAATTCTTATAGACAGAGAGAATAAAGGCTTACCCTATTCGTTAAATGAGGGAATATCA
This region includes:
- a CDS encoding flippase, translated to MIKKIINQSKSKENKQLLSNFFSLSILQGANYLLPLLTFPYLVRVIGVEYFGLLAFATATVTYFQIITDYGFNLSATKEISIHRDNKEKLIEIFSSVMTIKFLLMFISFFLLSIMIFVFEKFNKEALVYFFTFGTVIGQVLFPLWFFQGIEKMKYITYLNIISKAIFTISIFIFIKEESDYYLVPILTSIGFILVGVYSLIILKKEFNITFRFQSSITIKYYLTEGWHIFLSRIYVNLYTTTNLILLGLFTNNTIVGYYSIAEKIVFAIGGLFEPATQTLYPYLVRKSRESIHQFKKMLINIASIYLIISFSLTFISEYFKEEIVHLITGEYNPEVISLLAIFLIRLVTYPFGGLFSNSLIIMNKKKDFLKVMNYTVLINFLIIPVSIYFWSENGLIISFIFVHIIHVSLLFYFMQRKTNEL